From Megalobrama amblycephala isolate DHTTF-2021 linkage group LG8, ASM1881202v1, whole genome shotgun sequence, the proteins below share one genomic window:
- the vapb gene encoding vesicle-associated membrane protein-associated protein B/C isoform X2, whose translation MARPEQVLLLEPQHELRFRGPFTDVVTTTLKLANPTDRNVCFKVKTTAPRRYCVRPNSGVIDAGTSINVSVMLQPFDYDPNEKSKHKFMVQSLLAPPDMTDTEGVWKDAKPEDLMDSKLRCVFEMPAENEKTHEMESNKISASLSKSESSTLSMKSMASSLDDGEVKKIMEECKRLQTEVQRLREENKQIREDDGLRMRKSTVMSAPHSSPAMRMKEEGLSSRVIALIVLFFVVGVIVGKLAL comes from the exons ATGGCCAGGCCAGAGCAGGTCCTGCTTCTAGAACCGCAGCACGAACTGAGGTTCCGAG GTCCATTCACAGATGTGGTGACCACCACCCTAAAGCTTGCTAATCCTACAGACAGAAATGTGTGCTTTAAAGTAAAGACGACTGCACCGCGCCGGTACTGTGTGCGGCCAAACAGTGGAGTGATTGATGCTGGAACCTCCATCAACGTCTCTG TGATGCTGCAACCGTTCGATTATGATCCGAATGAGAAAAGCAAACACAAGTTCATGGTACAGTCTCTGCTGGCTCCGCCTGACATGACCGACACCGAGGGAGTG TGGAAGGACGCCAAGCCCGAGGATCTGATGGACTCCAAGCTGAGATGTGTCTTTGAGATGCCTGctgaaaatgagaaaaca CATGAAATGGAAAGCAATAAGATATCCGCCAGTCTCTCAAAGTCGGAATCATCCACATTGTCTATGAAGTCCATGGCCTCCAGTCTGGATGATGGAGAGGTGAAGAAGATCATGGAGGAATGTAAAAGACTGCAGACGGAGGTGCAGCGGCTACGAGAGGAGAACAAACAGATCAGG GAAGATGATGGTCTGCGGATGAGGAAGAGCACAGTAATGTCCGCTCCGCACTCATCTCCAGCGATGAGAATGAAGGAGGAGGGGCTGAGCAGCAGGGTGATCGCTCTAATTGTGCTGTTTTTTGTTGTGGGTGTCATCGTCGGCAAGTTGGCCTTGTAA
- the vapb gene encoding vesicle-associated membrane protein-associated protein B/C isoform X1: protein MARPEQVLLLEPQHELRFRGPFTDVVTTTLKLANPTDRNVCFKVKTTAPRRYCVRPNSGVIDAGTSINVSVMLQPFDYDPNEKSKHKFMVQSLLAPPDMTDTEGVWKDAKPEDLMDSKLRCVFEMPAENEKTHEMESNKISASLSKSESSTLSMKSMASSLDDGEVKKIMEECKRLQTEVQRLREENKQIRQEDDGLRMRKSTVMSAPHSSPAMRMKEEGLSSRVIALIVLFFVVGVIVGKLAL from the exons ATGGCCAGGCCAGAGCAGGTCCTGCTTCTAGAACCGCAGCACGAACTGAGGTTCCGAG GTCCATTCACAGATGTGGTGACCACCACCCTAAAGCTTGCTAATCCTACAGACAGAAATGTGTGCTTTAAAGTAAAGACGACTGCACCGCGCCGGTACTGTGTGCGGCCAAACAGTGGAGTGATTGATGCTGGAACCTCCATCAACGTCTCTG TGATGCTGCAACCGTTCGATTATGATCCGAATGAGAAAAGCAAACACAAGTTCATGGTACAGTCTCTGCTGGCTCCGCCTGACATGACCGACACCGAGGGAGTG TGGAAGGACGCCAAGCCCGAGGATCTGATGGACTCCAAGCTGAGATGTGTCTTTGAGATGCCTGctgaaaatgagaaaaca CATGAAATGGAAAGCAATAAGATATCCGCCAGTCTCTCAAAGTCGGAATCATCCACATTGTCTATGAAGTCCATGGCCTCCAGTCTGGATGATGGAGAGGTGAAGAAGATCATGGAGGAATGTAAAAGACTGCAGACGGAGGTGCAGCGGCTACGAGAGGAGAACAAACAGATCAGG CAGGAAGATGATGGTCTGCGGATGAGGAAGAGCACAGTAATGTCCGCTCCGCACTCATCTCCAGCGATGAGAATGAAGGAGGAGGGGCTGAGCAGCAGGGTGATCGCTCTAATTGTGCTGTTTTTTGTTGTGGGTGTCATCGTCGGCAAGTTGGCCTTGTAA